In a genomic window of Henningerozyma blattae CBS 6284 chromosome 9, complete genome:
- the FOX2 gene encoding bifunctional hydroxyacyl-CoA dehydrogenase/enoyl-CoA hydratase FOX2 (similar to Saccharomyces cerevisiae FOX2 (YKR009C); ancestral locus Anc_2.521), which produces MVNDKKLLFKDRVVVITGGGGGLGKVYAIEFAKRGAKVVVNDLGGSVEGSGKKSASPADVVVKEIVDKYRGTAVANYNSVTTEGKEIIQTAIKNYGRVDILINNAGILRDVSFARMSPEQFNSVIDVHLNGAYQLTKAAWPYMRDQRYGRIINTASPAGLYGNYGQANYSAAKLGLVGLGETLAKEGYKYNITVNSIAPLARSRMTEGVIPPHILQQLGPEKIAPLVLYLTHESTKITNSIFELAAGYFGQIRWERSSGQIFNPNSETFTPEAVLHRWSSVVDFKHDKPFKGVEHPNQLADYNKLITAAKQLPDSNPQGPVNINSLKGKIVIVTGAGSGLGRSHALWFARYGSKVVVNDLSDPQCVVDEINSLYGKGEIVAIKDIHNVVTESKEIIETALQKFGRVDVLVNNAGILRDRSFLKMSDAEWDMVLKVHLYSTFNMCKAVWPVFLKQHSGFILNTTSTSGIYGNFGQANYAAAKAAILGFSRTLAIEGLKKNIIVNAIAPHAETAMTKTIFSEKELANHFDPSQVSPFVVLLCSKELQKKQESGKLVTGQLFEVGGGWCGQTRWQRSPGFVSLSEQITPEIIRDNFSKITDFPAPTSTHPNSTQESSMSILQSVQNAQYKANSDLIFDYNYKDCILYNLGIGCDTSQMKYVYENDPEFQVLPTFGVVPSLNSSGQLGLDKLVDNFNYSMLLHGEQYLHLFQSPMKTSARLRTVAKPVQVIEKAHKAAIVVGGFKTYDVDTNELVAYNEGTYFIRGASVPEGKVIPGTNRPSFAIQQFVAPVDKSPDYEFEVVTDENQALIYRLSGDFNPLHIDSKLAKAVKFPKPILHGLCTLGISCKVLLEKFGAFSELKVRFTNVVFPGDKLKVRAWKVRSRIVIFQTIDVSRGGIVVLDNAAIKLSEPESKL; this is translated from the coding sequence atggtaaaCGATAAAAAACTATTATTCAAAGATCGTGTTGTAGTGATCActggtggtggtggtggtcTAGGTAAAGTCTATGCAATTGAATTTGCCAAGAGGGGTGCTAAAGTTGTTGTCAATGATTTAGGTGGATCTGTAGAAGGATCCGGTAAAAAATCTGCATCTCCAGCCGATGTTGTTGTTAAAGAGATTGTAGATAAGTATAGAGGAACTGCTGTTGCCAATTACAATTCAGTCACTACAGAAGGTAAAGAAATCATTCAAACtgcaattaaaaattatggTAGAGTGgatattttgattaataatGCCGGTATTTTAAGAGATGTTTCGTTTGCAAGGATGAGCCCAGAACAATTTAATTCAGTCATTGATGTACATTTGAACGGTGCTTATCAATTAACAAAGGCTGCTTGGCCATATATGAGAGACCAACGGTATGGTAGAATCATTAACACTGCTTCTCCAGCTGGGCTATACGGTAATTATGGACAAGCTAATTATTCTGCAGCCAAATTAGGACTTGTAGGATTGGGTGAAACTTTGGCTAAAGAAGGTTATAAGTACAACATTACTGTCAATTCAATTGCTCCATTAGCAAGATCAAGAATGACTGAAGGTGTCATTCCACCACATATCCTACAACAACTAGGACCAGAAAAGATTGCTCCTTTAGTCTTATATTTGACACATGAATCTACTAAAATAACCAACTCAATTTTTGAACTGGCTGCAGGGTATTTTGGTCAGATTAGATGGGAAAGATCATCAGGCCAAATATTCAACCCTAACTCAGAGACTTTCACCCCAGAAGCAGTCTTACACAGATGGAGTAGTGTGGTAGATTTTAAGCATGACAAACCTTTTAAAGGTGTTGAACATCCAAATCAATTAGCagattataataaattaattacaGCAGCAAAGCAATTACCAGATTCGAACCCACAAGGCCCtgtaaatattaattcacTAAAGGGCaaaattgtaattgttACAGGTGCTGGCAGCGGTCTTGGTAGATCTCATGCCTTGTGGTTTGCAAGATACGGCTCTAAAGTGGTTGTTAATGATTTGAGTGATCCACAATGTGTAGTCGACGAAATCAATTCATTGTATGGTAAAGGTGAAATTGTAGCAATCAAAGATATTCATAATGTTGTTACGGAATCTAAAGAGATTATTGAAACTGCCTTACAAAAATTTGGCCGTGTAGATGTCTTAGTTAATAATGCAGGTATTTTAAGAGACAGAAGTTTCTTAAAAATGTCCGATGCTGAATGGGACATGGTATTGAAAGTCCATTTGTATTCAACTTTCAACATGTGTAAAGCTGTTTGGCctgtatttttaaaacaacaTTCAGGtttcattttaaatactaCTTCTACCTCGGGTATTTATGGTAATTTTGGTCAAGCAAATTATGCGGCTGCTAAGGCTGCAATCTTGGGGTTTTCAAGAACTTTAGCCATTGAAggtttaaagaaaaatattattgttaatgCCATTGCTCCACATGCAGAAACTGCTATGACAAAAACAATTTTCTCTGAAAAGGAATTGGCAAACCATTTTGATCCTTCTCAAGTGTCTCCATttgttgtattattatgctctaaagaattacaaaaaaaacaggAGTCTGGAAAGTTAGTCACAGGccaattatttgaagttggTGGAGGGTGGTGTGGTCAAACAAGATGGCAAAGAAGTCCTGGATTTGTAAGTCTGAGTGAACAAATTACCCCAGAAATTATCAGAGacaatttttctaaaattacGGATTTCCCAGCACCTACAAGTACTCATCCAAATTCTACACAAGAATCTTCAATGTCAATTTTACAATCTGTACAAAATGCACAATATAAAGCCAATtctgatttaatttttgattataattataaagatTGTATTTTATACAACTTGGGAATAGGCTGTGATACCTCTCAAATGAAATATGTCTATGAAAATGATCCTGAATTTCAAGTTCTACCAACATTTGGTGTAGTTCCTTCATTGAACTCATCAGGGCAGTTAGGCTTGGATAAATTAGTGGATAActttaattattcaatgCTATTACATGGTGAACAATATCTACATTTATTCCAATCACCAATGAAAACTTCAGCTAGATTGAGAACTGTAGCCAAGCCAGTTCAAGTGATTGAAAAAGCACATAAGGCTGCAATTGTTGTTGGAGGATTTAAAACATACGATGTAGATACGAACGAATTAGTGGCATATAATGAAGGAACATACTTTATCAGAGGTGCTTCTGTTCCTGAGGGAAAGGTAATTCCAGGTACCAATAGACCATCGTTTGCAATCCAACAGTTCGTTGCTCCTGTGGATAAAAGCCCAGATTATGAATTTGAAGTCGTCACTGATGAAAACCAAGCTCTAATATACCGTCTATCTGGAGATTTTAATCCATTACATATAGACTCAAAATTAGCCAAGGCTGTTAAATTCCCGAAACCAATTTTACATGGCCTATGTACGTTGGGTATATCATGTAAGGTTTTACTGGAGAAGTTTGGTGCTTTTTCTGAATTAAAAGTAAGATTTACTAATGTTGTTTTCCCAGGTGATAAGTTAAAAGTTAGAGCATGGAAAGTGAGAAGTAGAATTGTTATTTTCCAAACAATTGATGTTAGCCGTGGTGGAATTGTGGTACTAGATAACGCTGCAATAAAACTTTCAGAGCCagaatcaaaattataa
- the APM3 gene encoding Apm3p (similar to Saccharomyces cerevisiae APM3 (YBR288C); ancestral locus Anc_2.522) has protein sequence MIISIYVTDRSNSLIFQYLPDANSPTFNEFWTKIQYACPEIINTEDTLIDDSQNGDNNDNNTNENGEEYAKYIQDYNEIGHSNFNIHETIGKDLEVYKYYSKENSIYYWCLCSQDIYKGPLEPFVLLNRLDMTLLEYFDKNDLSIKKLINNSDRLSLIFYSFINGGEVNVGKLFMNNIRDNVPVKKDLSKVITSTAHTIQRSIQNVQTGGGSTRSITSNLLSGSNNTSNVSISGNGMGNNSSSGFGNSGTINNKVVPWRSGNVKYTNNEIYIDVIEEIHVVYQRRNSKRYHKINQFNRNDNSPMKLIRADIIGELNVRSYLSDNPMVEVTLVDRNYSDQKTGWSENDLFKQLNLGLPMFHDCVEIDYEKGINQDFRHIKFIPPDGKFSLMKYNIDLDNSISTTRQMGLISVEFQDGLGPKKDEFEVIVNIQNSTSLTHIKDLKVELYFREEKPLKSNSLIGITDDIPEGSRKISQVEDSKDNAYQTGSNDEAEKEEEEEEEDEEEEEEERVRVLRNTHGRFDTQTDGLSGSWIFDHETAVGSMPVLRGCTGSTQLKLSGANMTYEHGGVSASGIRVSSIDVIGLGIANNTKVFKGVKYETVSSNYELRV, from the coding sequence ATGATCATTTCCATATATGTTACTGATCGTAGTAACAGtttgatatttcaataCTTACCTGATGCAAATTCTCCTACATTTAACGAGTTCTGGACTAAAATACAATATGCTTGTCctgaaataataaatactGAGGATACTTTAATTGATGACAGTCAGAATGGTGATAATAACGATAACAATACTAATGAGAATGGTGAGGAATATGCCAAATACATTCAAGATTATAATGAGATAGGCCATagtaatttcaatatcCATGAAACAATTGGTAAAGATTTAGaagtttataaatattattcaaaagagAATTCGATATATTATTGGTGCTTGTGCTCTcaagatatttataaagGACCTCTAGAACCATTTGTCTTATTAAATCGATTAGATATGACACTGttagaatattttgacAAAAATGACTTAAGcataaagaaattgataaacAATTCTGATAGATTgagtttaatattttatagttTTATCAATGGTGGCGAAGTTAATGTTGGGAAATTAtttatgaataatattaggGATAATGTGCCAGTGAAGAAAGACTTGTCAAAAGTCATCACTTCAACGGCACACACTATCCAACGTTCAATTCAGAATGTTCAAACAGGTGGTGGAAGTACTAGAAGTATAACGAGCAATTTACTAAGTGGATCTAATAATACCAGCAATGTAAGTATCAGCGGTAACGGCATGGGTAATAACAGTTCAAGCGGGTTTGGTAATAGTGgaacaataaataataaagttgTTCCTTGGAGAAGTGGTAATGTCAAATATACGAATAAcgaaatatatatagatgtGATAGAAGAAATCCATGTTGTTTATCAAAGAAGAAACTCTAAAAGATATCATAAAATTAACCAATTCAATAGAAATGACAACAGTCCGATGAAATTAATTCGAGCAGATATTATTGGTGAATTAAATGTCCGTAGTTACCTAAGTGATAATCCGATGGTGGAAGTTACTTTAGTTGACCGGAATTATTCAGATCAGAAAACTGGGTGGTCTGAAAACGATCTATTTAAACAACTCAATTTAGGCCTACCCATGTTTCATGATTGTGTAGAGATTGATTATGAAAAGGGAATTAATCAAGATTTCCGTCATATCAAATTCATTCCACCAGATGGTAAATTCAGTCTgatgaaatataatattgatttggATAATAGTATTTCCACCACAAGACAGATGGGACTAATAAGTGTTGAGTTTCAAGACGGTCTTGGTCCCAAAAAGGATGAGTTTGAAGTTATTGTAAACATCCAAAATAGCACATCTTTAACtcatattaaagatttgaaaGTTGAATTGTACTTTAGAGAAGAAAAACCACTTAAAAGCAATTCCTTAATAGGTATAACAGATGATATACCCGAAGGTTCTCGTAAGATTTCCCAAGTTGAAGATAGCAAGGATAATGCTTATCAAACAGGAAGCAACGATGAAGCAgagaaagaagaagaagaagaagaagaagacgaagaagaagaagaagaagaacgAGTACGAGTCCTAAGAAACACACATGGGCGGTTTGATACTCAAACAGATGGTCTAAGCGGCTCATGGATTTTTGATCATGAAACTGCAGTTGGTAGTATGCCAGTGTTACGTGGTTGCACAGGCTCTACACAATTAAAACTTTCTGGTGCCAACATGACCTATGAGCATGGAGGTGTTTCTGCCAGTGGTATCCGTGTCAGTAGCATCGATGTGATAGGACTGGGCATAGCAAACAATACTAAGGTCTTTAAAGGGGTCAAATATGAAACAGTATCATCTAATTATGAATTACGAGTATAA
- the SNF5 gene encoding Snf5p (similar to Saccharomyces cerevisiae SNF5 (YBR289W); ancestral locus Anc_2.523), with translation MDNPTVPISNNNGNSNNNNTNANGSNNQNNAMNNGNMNEASNNNQMRNTSAPGPGQQNPFTNIGTPSFNINQIPKHILQNLSPSQLQMIQQRHKLLLMARIQQQQQQQQQQNGPQGQNQQGQSQQMQAQLQGQMQQMQTQNRGQPQQIQPQPQNQPPQQQQRPQQQQQHQQQRSMQSSPQIPQQPLKQTPDMRSQQQQLQIQAKQQSSKSMRNTSRSPRTMQSTIQLNQSQNSRAGQAQKQKPRQKQPQSVQQPIQPSQQMQNQQPNINQNLTPNSNPTQSQPANSNQTNPSLNTNQQINLPPQITQFPLPIQQQVLNSLKREAIERNNPSVVAAITLAQQQLQQQMQQQLQTQQHQLQNQLQNQFQQQQQQLNQQQQTPSQQPIDQQHPQQQQQIPSQTSNSNQGIFPQQAQQQPVPQPIQIQGLKNQKRNGFAQQQKNQAQMQNQLTPQQLQAQIQLQHQQAQQMQQMQMQQQQQQLPQQPPQQPVQHLPQQLPQQSQQRLQRQLSQTQLKPKKKSKISTPKVQKSMPNLSVQNPQILKPGIMSNASVPNPNMSISSGNTPLSMHPTIPMNGPIPDLEILKEKGMLMGIPSLELPEVQKIKYDPPQEKLPYQTYWSDQVDDPSTDLLLYEQFITRDKLNKLERSKAVNGYEPFSIYGFSNKEYLGKMWHTLKYYQELKETRLKSITNTNNKIPSASIWGNGYSGYGNGTTNTVTKIVSGISEDSRSGIFMDKRKIYNQAMNEKSEDLVPIRLEFDYERDKFYLRDTLLWNRNESIVKVDEFVEDMLKDYKYTEEMRSQISEPIIQSMKEQIQDFQSDPYIYSRKNRIGGDDLRVKIKFDIVMGQNQLIDQIEWDISNPDNNPEEFAECMCRELSLPGEFVTAVAHTIREQVHMYHKYLAMIGYKFDGSPIEDDDIKSRMLPAITLDNVYRVPSDSKHYTPNLLYISTPELERLDKDKDRDTRRKRRQGRSNRRGAALASSSVNPNNSNSGLNATTTTISGQLASELILPDISDIPKTFRTPIPSTILPGGINMGPSTESFNIKTTTEYVARPELPPNEMPPCYVIDNIPGRVLLISIKLPKRKANLINQVQNQMNLPQMFLTL, from the coding sequence atggATAACCCTACAGTTCctatatcaaataataatggtaattctaataataataacactaATGCAAATGGTAGTAACAACCAAAATAATGCAATGAATAACGGAAATATGAATGAAGCCAGCAACAACAATCAAATGCGTAACACGTCAGCTCCTGGGCCGGGCCAACAAAATCCATTTACAAATATTGGAACACcttcatttaatattaacCAAATTCCTAAacatattttacaaaatttaaGTCCCAGTCAATTACAGATGATTCAACAAAGGCATAAGCTGCTATTAATGGCTCGAATCcaacagcagcagcagcagcagcagcaacAAAATGGGCCACAGGGTCAAAATCAGCAAGGCCAATCACAGCAAATGCAAGCTCAACTTCAAGGTCAGATGCAACAAATGCAGACACAGAATCGGGGCCAACCACAACAAATACAACCACAGCCCCAAAATCAACCGCcgcaacaacagcaacgTCCtcagcaacaacaacaacaccAACAACAACGTTCAATGCAATCCTCTCCACAGATCCCTCAACAACCTCTTAAACAAACACCAGACATGAGATCACAACAACAGCAGTTGCAAATTCAAGCAAAGCAACAATCTAGTAAAAGCATGAGAAATACATCTAGGAGTCCAAGAACAATGCAAAGTACTATTCAATTAAACCAATCTCAAAATAGTAGGGCAGGTCAAGCTCAAAAACAAAAGCCAAGGCAAAAACAACCTCAATCTGTTCAGCAACCAATTCAACCTTCTCAACAAATGCAAAACCAACAACCAAATATAAATCAGAATCTTACTCCAAATTCAAATCCCACTCAGAGCCAACCTGCAAATTCAAACCAAACTAATCCTTCCTTGAACACGAACCAACAGATCAATTTGCCACCTCAGATCACACAATTTCCACTACCTATTCAACAACAGGTtttgaattctttaaaacGTGAAGcaattgaaagaaataatCCATCGGTAGTGGCTGCTATTACTTTAGCGCAGCAACAACTACAACAGCAAATGCAACAACAACTTCAAACACAGCAGCATCAATTGCAAAATCAATTGCAAAATCAATTTCAGCAGCAGCAACAGCAGTTAAACCAGCAACAACAAACACCATCTCAACAGCCAATTGACCAACAACATCCACAACAGCAGCAACAAATACCGAGTCAAACATCGAACTCTAATCAAGGTATATTCCCACAACAAGCTCAACAGCAACCTGTACCGCAaccaattcaaattcaaggactaaaaaatcaaaagagAAACGGTTTTGCTCAACAGCAAAAAAATCAAGCTCAAATGCAAAATCAATTGACTCCTCAGCAGCTACAGGCGCAAATACAACTACAGCATCAACAAGCTCAGCAAATGCaacaaatgcaaatgcagcagcagcaacaacaactcCCTCAACAACCTCCGCAACAACCTGTGCAACATCTTCCACAACAGCTTCCACAACAATCTCAACAACGTTTACAACGTCAATTATCGCAAACACAACTGAAACCAAAGAAAAAGTCAAAAATAAGTACTCCTAAAGTTCAAAAATCAATGCCTAATTTAAGCGTTCAGAATCCACAGATTTTAAAGCCTGGTATAATGTCGAATGCATCTGTACCCAATCCAAACATGAGTATTTCATCTGGTAATACACCTTTATCTATGCATCCAACTATTCCTATGAATGGGCCAATACCTGATTTAGAGATATTGAAGGAAAAGGGTATGTTAATGGGTATTCCATCATTAGAATTACCTGaagttcaaaaaattaaatatgacCCACCGCAAGAAAAATTACCATATCAAACTTACTGGTCAGATCAAGTAGATGATCCATCAACGGATTTATTGCTGTATGAACAATTCATTACAAGAGATAAACTAAATAAACTTGAAAGATCCAAAGCAGTGAATGGCTATGAGCCATTTAGTATATATGGATTTAGTAATAAGGAATATCTTGGTAAAATGTGGCATACTctgaaatattatcaagaattaaaagaaacgCGATTAAAATCGATAactaatactaataataaaattccaTCAGCTTCTATCTGGGGTAACGGTTATTCTGGTTATGGGAATGGTACTACCAATACAGTAACTAAGATAGTTTCTGGTATTTCTGAAGATTCACGGTCAGGTATTTTTATGGATAAAAGAAAGATTTATAACCAAGCaatgaatgaaaaatcAGAAGATTTAGTCCCGATCAGATTAGAATTTGATTATGAGCgtgataaattttatttgagAGATACTTTGTTGTGGAATAGAAATGAAAGTATAGTAAAAGTTGATGAATTTGTAGAAGATATGTTAAAGgattataaatatacagAAGAAATGAGGAGCCAAATTAGTGAGCCAATTATTCAATCCATGAAAGAGCAAATTCAAGATTTTCAATCGGATccttatatttattctaGGAAAAATAGAATTGGAGGTGACGATTTAAGGGTCAAGattaaatttgatattgTCATGGGTCAAAATCAACTAATTGATCAAATAGAATGGGATATTTCGAACCCTGATAATAACCCTGAAGAATTTGCTGAATGTATGTGTCGAGAATTATCATTACCTGGTGAATTTGTAACAGCGGTAGCTCATACCATCCGAGAGCAAGTTCATATGTATCACAAATATTTGGCAATGATTGGATATAAGTTTGATGGATCCCctattgaagatgatgatattaagaGTAGAATGCTCCCTGCAATAACATTGGACAACGTTTATAGAGTACCATCAGATTCCAAACATTATACACCCAATTTATTGTATATTTCTACACCAGAATTAGAAAGACTagataaagataaagataGGGATACAAGAAGGAAAAGAAGACAAGGTCGTTCCAATAGACGTGGCGCAGCATTAGCCTCTAGTAGCGTGAATCCGaataattccaattctGGTTTGAACGCAACTACAACGACAATCAGTGGTCAGCTTGCATCTGAATTGATTTTACCAGATATATCTGATATTCCAAAAACATTCCGTACCCCCATTCCATCAACTATTTTACCTGGTGGTATTAATATGGGTCCATCTACAGAATCGTTCAATATAAAGACTACTACTGAATATGTTGCGAGACCAGAATTGCCACCAAATGAAATGCCACCTTGTTAtgtaattgataatatacCTGGAAGAGTTTTGCTAATATCGATTAAGCTACCAAAAAGAAAAGCGAACTTAATCAATCAAgttcaaaatcaaatgaaCCTCCCACAAATGTTTCTAACACTTTAA
- the CTP1 gene encoding Ctp1p (similar to Saccharomyces cerevisiae CTP1 (YBR291C); ancestral locus Anc_2.525), with protein sequence MSATKSKTVDPTISFIAGAVAGGVEASITYPFEFAKTRLQLLDRSAKTSRNPLVLIYKTARYQGISHMYVGCPAFIVGNTAKAGIRFLGFDTIKNLLKDKKTGELTTARGILAGFCAGVLESVTAVTPFEGIKTVLIDDKRAAVPKYSGNGRGIRNYLDVCKDQGFKGLYRGVLPVTIRQAANSAVRLGCYNKIKTLVQKLTHTPLDKPLTSAMTFLVGAFSGLVTVYTTMPIDTVKTRIQSLDSTKYKSTLDCFVRVYKDEGLRTFWKGATPRLGRLLLSGGIVFTIYEKVMFILA encoded by the coding sequence ATGTCAGCCACTAAATCTAAAACAGTTGACCCAACTATATCATTCATCGCTGGTGCTGTAGCTGGTGGGGTAGAAGCTTCCATCACTTATCCTTTTGAATTCGCAAAGACAAGATTACAATTGTTAGATCGTTCTGCTAAAACATCTAGAAATCCTTTGGTTTTGATATATAAAACTGCAAGATACCAAGGGATTAGTCATATGTATGTAGGTTGTCCCGCTTTTATTGTTGGAAATACTGCAAAGGCGGGTATTAGATTCTTAGGGTTTGatacaattaaaaatcttttgaaagataaaaaaactGGTGAATTAACAACGGCAAGAGGAATATTGGCAGGGTTTTGTGCTGGTGTCTTGGAGAGTGTTACAGCAGTGACTCCATTTGAAGGTATTAAAACTGTTTtaattgatgataaaaGAGCCGCGGTACCAAAATATAGTGGTAATGGTCGTGGtataagaaattatttagatGTTTGTAAAGATCAAGGTTTCAAAGGTTTATACAGAGGTGTATTACCTGTTACAATTAGACAAGCTGCAAATTCTGCAGTACGTTTAGGTtgttataataaaattaaaactttggttcaaaaattaactCATACTCCTTTAGATAAACCGTTAACTTCAGCTATGACCTTCTTAGTAGGTGCTTTTAGTGGATTAGTCACTGTATATACAACGATGCCTATTGATACAGTGAAGACAAGAATTCAAAGTTTGGattcaacaaaatataaatctaCTTTGGATTGTTTTGTGCGAGTTTATAAAGATGAAGGATTAAGGACTTTTTGGAAAGGTGCCACTCCAAGATTAGgtagattattattaagcGGTGGTATTGTTTTCACAATATATGAAAAAGTAATGTTTATATTAGCTTga
- the HFD1 gene encoding hexadecenal dehydrogenase (similar to Saccharomyces cerevisiae HFD1 (YMR110C); ancestral locus Anc_2.439): MISLAPSTSVASTSTSTSTSTESISSSVLSFTPLDDIDIRIKRSKEYFNLKQQQLALENKSLKYEIRDRQNLLKRLYFAIKDNEELIILAMEKDFNRSRQETISLEFVKLLNDILHIIESLPKWMSNKKVNDWSPVGMFGNIQIQNIALGTVLIIAPFNFPLLLALLPVVYAISGGNSVILKPSELTPNTANIIERIVEQSQLPSGLVQIIQGGAVENTKLINSGEFDKIFYTGSPRVGAIVAEAAAKSLTPCVLELGGKSPTFFTQNLNRSHWETALKRIFFGSFANSGQICVRPDYLLVHSSIYKDVVKLATQLLHEMFPLIDSQTEFTHLINDDSYKRTTIKLKTTNSNIIQAKIDESSLQGLNLVPPTLLIDCDWDDSFMKEENFAPILPIIKYDNLDKTIDKIMTFHDTPLAEYIFSDNSTEINHILTRLRAGDCMVGDTIIHVGVPDTPFGGIGTSGYGNYGGNYGFSAFTHERTVFKQPYWMDLALSMRYPPYSITKRQLAQIATERKPWFDRDGNDKFPLWKAILIPIGLIMVSLLTKKYISS; this comes from the coding sequence ATGATATCATTAGCACCATCCACTTCAGTAGCATCAACATCAACATCAACATCAACATCAACAGAATCTATCTCTTCCTCTGTGTTGAGCTTCACTCCTCTAGATGATATcgatattagaattaaaagatccaaagaatatttcaatttaaaacaacaacaattggCTCTAGAGAATAAGTCATTGAAGTACGAAATACGAGATCGTcaaaatcttttgaaaCGACTCTATTTTGCCATTAAGGATAATGAAGAACTAATCATTTTGGCTATGGAAAAGGATTTCAATAGATCACGACAAGAAACTATCTCTTTAGAATTTGTCAAGCTATTAAATGATATCTTACATATAATAGAATCGTTACCCAAATGGATGTCCAATAAGAAAGTCAATGACTGGTCCCCTGTTGGTATGTTTggtaatattcaaatacaaaatattgCGTTGGGTACTGTCTTGATCATTGCACCATTCAATTTCCCTCTTCTTTTGGCTTTATTGCCCGTCGTGTATGCCATCTCTGGTGGGAATTCGGTCATTTTAAAACCAAGTGAATTGACACCAAATACTGCTAACATCATTGAACGTATTGTAGAGCAATCACAATTACCTTCGGGGCTAGTGCAAATCATTCAAGGTGGTGCTGtagaaaatacaaaattgATCAACTCAGGAGAGTTCGACAAGATCTTTTACACGGGATCTCCAAGAGTAGGTGCCATCGTGGCAGAAGCCGCAGCCAAGAGTTTGACGCCTTGTGTCCTAGAACTGGGTGGTAAATCACCCACTTTTTTCACTCAGAATTTGAATAGATCACATTGGGAAACAGCTTTGAAAAGAATCTTTTTCGGGTCCTTTGCCAATTCAGGGCAAATATGTGTCAGACCAGATTACTTGTTAGTACATTCTTCCATCTATAAAGATGTCGTTAAATTAGCCACTCAATTGCTTCATGAGATGTTCCCCTTGATCGATTCTCAAACTGAATTTACCCATTTGATTAACGATGACTCTTATAAAAGAACTactattaaattgaaaactaCAAACtcaaatataattcaaGCAAAGATCGATGAATCGTCTTTGCAAGGCTTGAATTTGGTCCCACCaacattattaatagattgTGATTGGGATGATAGTTTTATGAAAGAGGAAAATTTTGCTCCCATTTTACCCATCATCAAATATGATAATCTAGATAAAACTATTGACAAGATCATGACCTTCCACGACACTCCATTAGCTGAATATATCTTTTCAGATAATTCAACAGAAATCAACCATATCCTAACAAGATTAAGGGCAGGTGATTGTATGGTTGGTGATACCATCATTCATGTCGGGGTCCCCGACACCCCCTTTGGTGGTATTGGTACTTCCGGGTATGGTAACTACGGTGGTAACTATGGGTTTAGTGCATTCACTCATGAAAGAACCGTTTTCAAACAACCTTATTGGATGGATTTAGCCTTGTCAATGAGATATCCTCCTTATTCGATCACAAAGAGACAATTGGCTCAAATCGCTACTGAAAGAAAGCCTTGGTTCGATAGAGATGGTAACGATAAGTTTCCATTGTGGAAAGCCATTCTAATACCAATCGGATTAATCATGGTCTCTTTGCTaaccaaaaaatatatatcttcATGA